The sequence GAACGGGACGTGCTGGCCTGTTTCGCGAACGGGCTTCAGCGCGATCGCGCTGCCTATGCACTCAAGACATCAGTGCATACGATCGATTTTCACTGTCGGAATCTGCGCAAGAAGTTGCGAGCCTCGACTATGGCTGAAGCTGTGGCGAAGGGCTATCGCTACGGACAGTTGTAGGCCGGGCACCTACAAACATTCGTAGGTCGCGCCCGGTTCCAGCAGATTCTATGCACAAGCCATGTTCATAGCTTCCACTTCTCGAACCTCAAACACCGACTTGTCTAGCAGCTTGTTGAACGTCACATCGAACCCGCCTGCGAGCTTAATGAGGTTGAACAGACCGATATTACGCTCGCTGCGCTCGATGGATCCGATGAATCCGATGAAGTTGCGATGCACATCGCTCAGATCGGCAAGTGCTTCCTGCGAAAGCCCCTTGGCTTTGCGGAGAGCCCTTACGTGCTTACCAAGCAGAGTGAAATTTCCGTGCGCCATTGCACTCAGAACGGTGCGCCGGAACACTCGCGCAATCTGCACGCCAAACGTAGCATCTGAGAACAGGAGTTAGGCTATGGGATTGTCTGAAGAAGAACGGCGGCGTGAATCGGAACGCACACGCATCCAGAACGAAACGACTATCAAAACGGCGTGGGGCATCTACAAGAAATTTTTGCTGATTGGCTGCGCCATTCCTCTCGGAATTATCTTTCTGCTTATGCTCGTTGGCCTAGCGGCATAGGGGGCGACGATGAAGAACAGGCTCGCAGTCACGTTGGGCTCCGCCCTGGTGTTTGTCTCGTGCAGCGATGCGCCGGTACCCTAACTGAACGAAGGTCTGCTTTTCGAGTCGTGCGATTTCGAAGCCGACCGACAACAACCGGCCCCACCATTTATTGCAGGAGTATTGGGCCGATATAGGCAAGCCAAAGGAAAAAGCCGGCCACCGTACCTGTGATGAGGCAAGCCCAATTCTGCCACTTACCAGCCTCCGGCAACGCGCGATGAACTTTGCGACCGGCCCAGATCAGGAATAGCAATTCTGCAAGCAGCAGCGGCCAGACGGGCAGATTAATTGCCGACATCACTGTGTGCTCATCGAACGAAGGCGAAGGTGGAGGCAGGCCGACAAGGGCGCGATAGACCAGAAAGCCGAGATAGCCGGCTGAAAAGACAAATCGCGCTGGCGCTGCAACCGCGAGCGCGGCGCCAACGGTCCAGTGTCGGTTCAACAGCGCAATTCCAATCAAAGTCAGAAGAACGCTCACAACCGGACCAAGCCCGGTTTGAACCAAACGTTGTACAGGCGGGTAACTGCTGGTTGGTGTATCCGAGATGACACTCGATGCAGTCATCCGGACCTCTTCGCCATAGGCCAGCCCCCCGACGTAATGACCTAGCTCATGCAGAAATATCGCTGGGCCGGCAAAGGCTAGAGCCAAAGCGAAAAGCAGCGCAGAGGTTGGTATCTTTAATCCTTTTAGTCTGGGCCCCTCGCGGTGTTCTTCCATCATTGGCTCCGTAGTGTTCGTTTGTGAGTAAGCGGCTGCCCTGGCAGAAAGCCCATCAGTCGCGCACGCGATTGATGGCATCGACCAAGATGGGAACCTCGGAAATTTGCACCTGCCATACTTGCAGCAACCCCGCTTCGCCGCGATTCACCGGCCGATCCGAAGTGAAGACCAGCGTTTTGCCGTCAGGAGTGATCCGCCCCGCAAAATCGGAATGACGCGAGTTAACGGCTTGTCCAAGCTTCCGCGGTGTAGTCCATACCCCATCTTCGAACGTCGAAACATGCAAATTGGCCGGTTCCTGGCTGCCGCGCGGGCTAGTCGTGAGCAGCATCAGCCGACCATCGGGTGAAACCCACGACCCATCGTTCTCGCCGTCATTGTTAATCGGCGCTGGCAGAATTTTCGGTCGAAGGAAGCCGCCCGACCCATCCGAACGAGCCACGTAGATGTCGCGCAGCCCTGCACCATCGAGCCTCTCGGACCAAAAATACAAATCTCCAGCAATCGTCACGACCGGTGCGGTCTCATTGTTCACAAATCGGGTCTTGCGGATTTCCCCTCCGCGAATGCGATTGATGTCAGGTTCGTCGATTGCTTCAGG comes from Alteripontixanthobacter sp. and encodes:
- a CDS encoding helix-turn-helix transcriptional regulator, with translation MAHGNFTLLGKHVRALRKAKGLSQEALADLSDVHRNFIGFIGSIERSERNIGLFNLIKLAGGFDVTFNKLLDKSVFEVREVEAMNMACA